A window of the Candidatus Jettenia caeni genome harbors these coding sequences:
- a CDS encoding cytochrome c oxidase, whose protein sequence is MNAKDLFEYHCVTCHGSDGKGTKRGQALKAPNLSDANWQASRKDEEILNSIINGKNKMPRWSDKLKEEEIQSLARYVRKLAPQKRP, encoded by the coding sequence ATGAATGCAAAGGATTTATTTGAATATCACTGCGTTACTTGTCATGGCAGTGACGGTAAAGGAACGAAAAGGGGACAAGCATTGAAAGCCCCCAATCTTTCTGATGCCAATTGGCAGGCTTCAAGAAAAGATGAAGAGATATTAAATTCCATTATCAACGGTAAGAACAAAATGCCTCGATGGAGTGATAAATTGAAAGAAGAAGAAATACAGTCTTTGGCCAGGTATGTCAGGAAGCTAGCCCCCCAGAAAAGGCCATGA
- a CDS encoding DNA protecting protein DprA: MTEFEALLRLNMTKGIGIRTYKTLLERFGSSEAILNASREELEAVHGIGPKLATAIIETARNIDIEPEINLAKERNVQILPYTSDQYPKHLKAIYDPPLVLYVKGNILETDILALAVVGARRCTYYGLSQAERFSRLLVQKGFCIVSGMARGIDAAAHRGAIDSNGRTIAVLGSGLGIMYPRENIELAEHIVQHGALVSEFPMNTPPDFRNFPPRNRLISGLSLGVLVVESSLNSGSLITAQWALEQGKEVFAIPGNIDNVYSRGTHKLIKEGAKLVEDITDIIQELGPVAEFLDRCDESETNDPRSLSLNSQEKKIFSLLSSNPKDIEEIIQITGLPTSVVSSTLMILEIKKLIKQLSGKRFVKA; this comes from the coding sequence TTGACAGAATTTGAAGCCCTCTTACGGCTGAACATGACCAAGGGAATTGGTATAAGAACATACAAGACCCTTTTAGAACGATTCGGTTCTTCAGAGGCAATTCTTAACGCTTCCAGAGAAGAACTGGAGGCAGTACATGGCATAGGGCCGAAACTTGCCACTGCCATAATTGAAACGGCCAGAAATATTGATATTGAACCTGAAATTAATTTGGCGAAAGAAAGGAATGTTCAGATATTACCGTATACCAGCGATCAATACCCGAAACACCTCAAAGCCATCTACGACCCGCCGCTTGTCCTCTACGTTAAAGGGAATATTCTCGAAACCGATATCTTAGCTTTGGCTGTTGTAGGCGCACGGCGTTGTACTTATTACGGCTTATCGCAGGCAGAGCGTTTTAGCCGGTTACTTGTCCAAAAAGGATTTTGTATTGTAAGCGGTATGGCGCGGGGAATCGATGCTGCTGCACACCGGGGCGCTATCGATTCCAACGGACGTACTATTGCCGTACTTGGTTCCGGCTTAGGAATAATGTATCCCCGGGAAAATATTGAACTGGCAGAACATATTGTCCAACATGGCGCCCTTGTATCCGAATTTCCTATGAATACACCCCCCGATTTTCGTAACTTCCCACCAAGAAACAGATTAATTAGCGGTTTATCGCTGGGCGTACTTGTGGTTGAATCATCATTAAACAGCGGCTCTCTGATAACCGCGCAGTGGGCGCTTGAGCAGGGAAAAGAGGTCTTTGCCATTCCAGGCAATATTGATAACGTTTACAGCAGGGGTACCCATAAACTGATCAAAGAGGGCGCCAAGCTTGTAGAGGACATTACAGATATTATTCAGGAATTAGGACCCGTTGCAGAATTTCTGGATCGTTGCGATGAATCAGAAACAAACGATCCCCGAAGCCTGTCGCTTAACTCCCAGGAAAAGAAGATATTTTCACTCCTTTCCAGCAATCCAAAAGATATTGAAGAAATTATACAAATCACCGGACTCCCTACCTCTGTTGTCTCTAGCACTTTAATGATCCTGGAGATAAAAAAATTGATAAAACAACTCTCGGGTAAAAGGTTCGTTAAGGCTTAA
- a CDS encoding heat shock protein Hsp20, whose product MNLINWDKKNPLSSLTHIQHEMSDLLDFLSSAHQTENYISAEFPQIIVSINEGNIIVRAELPGVKTADLNIQVVDEVLTIKGERKPATETQKINYLRRERDYGTFARSIMLPERVDIEKVAASYKNGVLTVKLPKSAEAKPKQIEIKRV is encoded by the coding sequence GTGAATTTAATAAATTGGGATAAAAAGAATCCTTTAAGTAGCCTTACTCATATACAACATGAGATGAGCGATTTATTGGACTTTTTAAGTTCTGCGCATCAAACAGAAAATTATATAAGTGCGGAATTTCCACAAATTATTGTATCCATAAATGAGGGGAATATTATCGTCCGTGCAGAACTCCCCGGAGTGAAAACCGCCGATTTAAATATTCAGGTAGTAGATGAGGTATTAACTATTAAGGGAGAACGAAAACCAGCTACGGAAACTCAAAAAATCAACTATCTGCGGAGAGAGAGGGATTACGGAACATTTGCCCGCTCTATCATGCTGCCCGAAAGGGTCGATATAGAAAAGGTTGCCGCCTCTTATAAGAACGGTGTTTTAACGGTAAAACTTCCTAAATCTGCCGAAGCAAAGCCAAAACAGATCGAGATTAAAAGAGTTTAG
- a CDS encoding transposase, with protein sequence MKALTPEEALEIYHAGPEAVVRALCELSAAVVELSATIEHLKHRVKELENQLAQNSSNSNKPPSSDVFKKYKDLQSKSKRKPGGQKGHPGQTLQIVENPDYVTWHRVKKKCSCGHVLKDQTVQTYRRRQVFDIPPIKVQVTEHRAEVKTCPQCGQTHKALFPEEVAAPVQYGSNLKAIAIYLRGYQLLPSQRTAELFEDVFSCPISEGVLDSILKEGSAHLEEPVERIKEQLKVSSPVNFDETGMSSNGDTYWLHTASTKELTYYSIHQRCGQEAMNDIGILPAYQGTAIHDSLSAYFTYQQCRHGLCNAHHLRELTFIKERYDQSWASEMIKCLLEIKHKTEKAREARQRQLSQRQIKYFERLYQSIVEKGYKANLLRDPPEGRNKRGRPKKGKARCLVERFDIHCQKVLAFMYDFNVPFDNNLAERDIRMAKLKQKISGTFRSEDMAHDFCRIRSFISTVRKQSRKIIEAIGTIFSGSPFIPVYG encoded by the coding sequence ATGAAAGCTTTAACACCAGAAGAAGCGCTGGAAATATATCATGCTGGCCCGGAAGCAGTTGTAAGAGCCCTCTGTGAATTAAGCGCTGCTGTTGTGGAACTAAGCGCTACCATTGAGCATTTGAAGCATCGAGTCAAAGAACTCGAGAACCAGTTAGCCCAAAATAGCAGCAATAGTAATAAACCACCGAGCAGTGATGTTTTCAAGAAATACAAGGATTTGCAATCAAAGAGCAAACGAAAACCGGGAGGCCAGAAGGGGCATCCAGGTCAAACACTCCAGATAGTTGAAAATCCTGACTATGTTACCTGGCACAGGGTTAAGAAAAAGTGCAGTTGTGGACACGTTCTGAAAGACCAAACAGTTCAGACTTACAGACGCCGTCAGGTTTTTGACATCCCCCCAATCAAAGTACAAGTAACTGAACACAGGGCTGAAGTGAAAACCTGTCCTCAGTGTGGTCAGACACATAAGGCACTATTTCCCGAAGAAGTAGCAGCTCCGGTACAGTATGGATCAAACCTGAAAGCCATTGCCATTTATTTAAGAGGGTACCAACTTCTACCTTCCCAAAGGACTGCTGAGTTGTTTGAGGATGTATTCTCTTGTCCAATCAGCGAAGGAGTATTGGATAGTATCCTCAAAGAAGGGTCAGCACATCTGGAAGAACCAGTTGAAAGAATTAAAGAGCAGCTGAAAGTCTCATCACCAGTAAATTTTGATGAAACAGGGATGTCCTCGAATGGAGATACGTATTGGTTACATACTGCCAGTACCAAAGAGCTCACCTATTATTCAATTCATCAAAGATGCGGCCAGGAGGCTATGAACGATATTGGAATATTACCCGCCTATCAAGGAACGGCCATCCATGATAGTTTGAGTGCCTATTTTACCTACCAGCAATGCCGTCATGGTTTATGTAATGCTCATCACTTAAGAGAACTTACCTTTATCAAAGAGCGCTATGATCAGTCCTGGGCCAGTGAGATGATCAAGTGTTTGCTCGAGATAAAACACAAGACCGAAAAAGCCAGAGAAGCAAGGCAAAGGCAATTGAGCCAGAGGCAGATCAAGTATTTTGAGAGACTCTATCAATCGATTGTTGAAAAAGGCTATAAAGCGAATCTGCTCAGAGATCCCCCTGAGGGAAGGAACAAACGGGGGAGACCCAAAAAAGGTAAGGCCAGATGTTTAGTGGAACGGTTTGATATCCATTGTCAAAAAGTCTTGGCATTCATGTATGACTTCAATGTGCCTTTTGATAATAACTTGGCCGAGCGGGATATTCGAATGGCGAAGTTGAAGCAAAAGATCTCAGGCACATTTCGTAGTGAGGATATGGCTCATGACTTTTGTCGAATCCGTAGTTTTATCTCAACCGTTCGTAAACAATCCCGAAAGATCATAGAGGCCATTGGAACTATATTTAGCGGTTCTCCATTCATCCCGGTTTATGGATAA
- a CDS encoding 3-dehydroquinate synthase — translation MILYEACFDHKLDRSSLIVALGGGVVGDMSGFVAATFMRGIPFIQIPTSLLAQVDSSIGGKVAVNHCKGKNMIGSFYQPIAVFIDTETLSTLPAIELVTGLVEVIKYGVIKDAELFEYIEKSLYDILQLDQKALLKIIATSCQIKADIVAEDEKEKHVRAILNYGHTIGHAIEALTHYKKYRHGEAVAIGMLYAARIAVEMGLTGNTVFERQLSLVKRLGLPLSTGLKPKDIIQTLYLDKKAMSGKLRFVLPTGIGEVIISDQVTEEILSRVLTSNFV, via the coding sequence ATGATTCTCTATGAGGCGTGTTTTGATCATAAGCTCGACAGAAGTTCTCTTATCGTTGCTTTAGGCGGCGGCGTGGTAGGAGATATGAGTGGTTTCGTTGCTGCAACCTTTATGAGGGGCATCCCGTTCATTCAGATACCAACTTCACTTCTTGCGCAAGTTGATAGCAGTATTGGGGGGAAGGTAGCGGTAAACCATTGCAAGGGGAAAAACATGATAGGAAGCTTCTACCAGCCAATAGCTGTCTTTATTGATACAGAAACACTTTCAACGCTACCGGCTATAGAGCTTGTAACAGGACTTGTGGAAGTTATTAAATATGGGGTTATTAAAGACGCAGAGCTTTTTGAGTATATAGAGAAATCCTTATATGATATCCTGCAATTAGACCAAAAAGCCCTTCTGAAGATTATTGCCACATCCTGCCAAATTAAGGCAGATATTGTAGCAGAAGATGAGAAAGAAAAACACGTTCGCGCCATATTGAACTATGGACATACTATTGGCCATGCCATTGAAGCGCTTACTCATTATAAAAAATACAGGCATGGTGAAGCAGTCGCTATCGGCATGCTTTACGCCGCCAGGATTGCAGTTGAAATGGGATTGACAGGCAATACCGTATTTGAACGACAGCTTTCCTTAGTTAAAAGGCTGGGATTGCCGCTCTCTACAGGATTAAAACCAAAGGATATCATACAAACACTGTATCTCGATAAAAAGGCTATGAGCGGAAAACTCCGCTTCGTCCTTCCTACGGGAATCGGTGAAGTTATTATATCAGATCAGGTAACCGAAGAAATTTTGTCCCGCGTATTAACGAGTAATTTTGTGTAA
- a CDS encoding adenylylsulfate kinase gives MAVQKSTNIKWHHGKIAKEDRIKLLKQKGVTIWLTGLSGSGKSTIAVELEHALVENKHLAYILDGDNIRHGLNKNLGFSPEDRSENIRRIGEVAKLFTDANVITITAFISPYRQDRDNARKLLKEGEFIEIYIKCPLEVCEQRDTKGLYKKAREGTVKEFTGISAPYEEPLNPELTIDTSKMSIEESTRAVLNYLEEKGYVSFG, from the coding sequence ATGGCAGTGCAAAAATCCACCAATATTAAATGGCATCATGGTAAAATTGCAAAAGAGGACAGAATAAAGTTATTAAAGCAAAAGGGGGTGACCATATGGCTGACAGGTCTGTCGGGGTCAGGGAAGTCAACCATTGCTGTTGAGCTTGAACATGCCCTTGTTGAGAATAAACATCTGGCATACATACTCGATGGTGATAATATACGCCATGGCTTGAATAAAAATCTTGGTTTCTCGCCTGAAGACCGTTCTGAGAATATTCGCCGCATAGGCGAGGTTGCAAAGCTATTTACCGATGCGAACGTAATAACAATAACAGCGTTTATATCGCCATACAGACAAGACAGAGATAACGCCAGAAAACTGCTGAAAGAGGGAGAATTTATAGAGATCTACATAAAATGTCCTCTTGAAGTTTGTGAGCAGCGTGATACAAAAGGGCTCTATAAAAAAGCGCGTGAGGGTACAGTTAAGGAATTTACCGGCATATCAGCGCCCTACGAGGAACCCTTAAATCCTGAACTAACAATTGATACATCAAAAATGTCAATTGAAGAGTCGACGAGGGCTGTACTAAATTATCTTGAAGAGAAGGGGTATGTAAGTTTTGGTTGA
- a CDS encoding putative cytochrome, which yields MDKKGAFVAVSYAIILGSVVYFSGNSISTAADINAKELYMTHCKTCHGEDGKPTDLGLGLEARDFTSPEWQAQISDEKIIKQINDGTPEKMFPFKEKLSQEEIKALVPIVRGFGKK from the coding sequence ATGGATAAAAAAGGAGCTTTTGTAGCAGTATCGTATGCAATTATTCTTGGTTCAGTTGTTTATTTTTCAGGAAACTCTATTTCAACAGCGGCTGATATCAATGCGAAAGAACTTTACATGACACATTGCAAAACCTGTCATGGCGAAGATGGCAAACCGACAGATCTCGGACTAGGCCTGGAAGCGCGTGATTTTACAAGCCCTGAATGGCAAGCACAAATAAGTGATGAAAAAATTATCAAGCAAATTAACGATGGCACACCTGAAAAAATGTTTCCCTTTAAAGAAAAATTAAGTCAGGAAGAAATTAAGGCATTGGTACCCATTGTTCGGGGTTTTGGGAAAAAGTAA
- a CDS encoding putative heat shock protein, producing the protein MEKKEHPVVEKKKISPDKCVVTGKGSWYFPLADIYETADNFTVLIDMPGVSPENITVDMRDNELIVNGAVSQEAYANEKVIYNEYNIGHYHRHFVISDAINRDKIEAKMSDGVLSLVLPKAEHVKPRKIEVKAE; encoded by the coding sequence ATGGAAAAGAAAGAACATCCAGTCGTTGAAAAAAAGAAAATTTCACCCGATAAATGTGTTGTGACTGGAAAGGGAAGTTGGTATTTTCCTTTAGCGGATATTTACGAAACCGCTGATAATTTCACGGTATTGATAGATATGCCAGGAGTAAGCCCTGAGAATATAACTGTTGATATGCGTGACAATGAATTAATCGTCAATGGCGCTGTTTCCCAAGAGGCATATGCCAATGAGAAGGTAATTTATAATGAATATAATATCGGGCATTATCATCGTCACTTTGTTATTTCAGATGCAATTAACAGGGATAAGATTGAGGCAAAGATGTCCGATGGCGTTTTATCCCTTGTCCTGCCCAAAGCAGAACATGTAAAACCAAGAAAGATCGAAGTTAAGGCAGAATAA
- a CDS encoding putative heme protein, whose translation MNFLEFKPITNSLLAFSLLGLGIINAVFISFLIGRVTPPKYLRFFRIAHRITGYIFLALYLFIGAIMFKKLGEFSMLPPKATIHSYIGSIIFPLIIMKICINRFFRKFYNRLSMYGVIILIAVYMQIPLYAGLYIYSSIKSKYISLMEDGRLVWINVDIGRRIVQQKCSTCHSLEKVYASAKTEADWRGYVSRMRMKDPTIVNDREALEAVGYLVKNLGIDEMKMDIQVGMRIILEKCHKCHTLERIFTVKMTQGEWAQTIEKMRSFDPFLLNDSEARHVNYYLSKVLARQKTGQSKLETYTISQDASSALSHKKWDDNVFILCE comes from the coding sequence ATGAATTTTTTAGAGTTTAAGCCGATTACAAATTCCTTGTTAGCATTTAGTCTGCTTGGCCTTGGTATTATCAATGCAGTATTTATCTCCTTTTTGATTGGCAGGGTTACTCCTCCGAAATATCTAAGATTTTTCCGAATAGCGCATCGTATCACGGGATATATTTTTTTGGCTCTGTATCTATTTATTGGCGCCATAATGTTTAAGAAGCTTGGAGAATTTAGCATGTTGCCGCCAAAGGCAACGATTCATTCGTATATTGGGAGTATTATTTTCCCTTTAATAATAATGAAGATATGTATAAACAGGTTTTTCAGGAAGTTTTATAACAGGTTATCGATGTATGGTGTGATTATCCTCATTGCTGTATACATGCAGATTCCCTTGTACGCAGGATTGTATATATACTCATCAATCAAGAGTAAATATATTTCCCTTATGGAAGATGGAAGGCTTGTATGGATCAATGTAGATATTGGCCGGAGGATCGTCCAGCAAAAATGCTCTACGTGCCATTCTTTAGAAAAGGTTTATGCGTCTGCCAAAACAGAGGCCGATTGGAGGGGTTATGTATCACGCATGCGTATGAAGGATCCAACGATTGTGAATGATCGGGAAGCCCTGGAGGCAGTAGGCTATTTAGTAAAAAATCTAGGGATCGACGAGATGAAGATGGATATACAGGTAGGAATGAGGATTATCCTGGAAAAGTGCCATAAATGCCATACCCTTGAGCGAATATTTACCGTTAAAATGACCCAGGGGGAGTGGGCACAAACGATAGAAAAAATGAGATCATTTGATCCTTTTCTGTTAAATGATTCAGAAGCGCGCCACGTAAATTACTATTTAAGCAAGGTCCTTGCCAGGCAAAAGACAGGGCAAAGTAAACTGGAAACGTACACAATAAGTCAAGACGCATCTTCTGCTCTTTCTCATAAAAAGTGGGATGACAATGTTTTCATATTGTGTGAGTAA
- a CDS encoding transposase: MGMETNQNKRKPYPSDVTDAEWAFVAPYLALMKEDAPQRDHSLREVFNGLRWMVRGGAAWRMIPHDLPPWYTIYQQAMRWIRAGVFEAIVHDLREILRLAEGRKKEPSRAIIDSQTIQSTPESGGRAGYDGHKKKKGSKIHMAVDTLGHLLALHVTPANEQERAQVKRLCQEIQEVTGESVELTFVDQGYTGDQAKDDAKEHGIELQVVKLPQANWNVSIKIRHFLRNLDSNRNYSGTF, from the coding sequence TTGGGTATGGAAACCAATCAAAACAAAAGAAAACCATATCCAAGTGATGTTACTGATGCTGAATGGGCATTTGTCGCCCCCTACCTGGCCCTGATGAAAGAGGATGCTCCCCAAAGAGATCATTCTCTGAGAGAAGTCTTTAATGGTTTAAGATGGATGGTGAGAGGGGGAGCCGCCTGGAGGATGATCCCTCATGATCTTCCTCCCTGGTATACGATCTACCAGCAAGCTATGAGATGGATAAGAGCCGGGGTCTTTGAGGCCATTGTTCATGATCTTCGAGAGATCTTGCGGCTGGCAGAAGGAAGGAAAAAGGAGCCTTCCAGAGCGATTATCGATAGCCAGACTATTCAGTCTACACCGGAGAGTGGGGGAAGAGCCGGATATGATGGACACAAGAAGAAAAAAGGAAGCAAGATCCATATGGCTGTTGATACTCTCGGGCATCTTCTGGCGCTGCATGTAACTCCTGCCAATGAGCAGGAACGAGCCCAGGTGAAGAGGCTATGCCAAGAGATTCAGGAAGTAACAGGAGAATCCGTTGAGTTAACCTTTGTAGATCAAGGCTACACAGGTGATCAGGCAAAAGATGATGCAAAAGAGCATGGAATAGAGCTTCAAGTGGTGAAGCTCCCTCAGGCAAACTGGAATGTGTCAATAAAAATTAGACACTTTTTAAGGAATTTAGACTCTAATCGTAACTATTCAGGTACTTTTTGA
- a CDS encoding FAD-dependent pyridine nucleotide-disulphide oxidoreductase: MSMEYIIIGNGVAGTEAAKNIRKRDSTAEIKIFTNEYFPFYSRIMLPMLLAKEVTLEEIYVYKTEWYWKNKIQLYLNCTVKNVDHKNQTITLKDTSHVTYNKLLFATGSSSNLPPVEGINTTKGVFTLRTIEDVTTITRRAAGSKTVTLIGGGLLGLEAGNSLSKLGLSVTIVEIFDRLLPRQLDAEGAAILQKQMEERGLKFLLSAKSQSIKDDGRTKILELNNGKTVEGDFIVVSAGIKPNIGLAKTTGISVDKGILVNDRMETNISHIYAAGDVAEHKSRIYGIWPAAQRQGVIAGINMAGDNEIYTGTVPSTTLKVAGISLTSMGDILTEDKTVEHIKAKDPVKNIYKKLFIKGGKILGAIFLGDVKNALDIGKLMEKKIDVSNYKERILDTNFDIKGLLQ; the protein is encoded by the coding sequence GTGAGTATGGAATATATTATTATCGGTAATGGTGTAGCCGGAACAGAAGCAGCAAAGAATATTCGTAAACGAGATTCTACGGCAGAAATAAAGATTTTTACGAATGAATATTTTCCTTTCTACTCAAGAATCATGCTCCCCATGCTCCTCGCTAAGGAAGTTACCCTTGAGGAAATTTATGTATACAAGACTGAATGGTATTGGAAAAACAAAATCCAATTGTATCTTAACTGTACGGTAAAGAATGTTGATCACAAAAACCAAACGATAACCCTCAAAGATACATCACATGTTACCTATAACAAACTCTTATTCGCTACCGGTAGCAGCAGTAATTTGCCACCCGTTGAAGGAATTAACACTACCAAAGGGGTTTTCACTTTACGAACTATTGAAGATGTAACGACTATTACAAGACGTGCAGCAGGATCAAAAACAGTCACACTCATCGGCGGGGGTTTGCTTGGTCTTGAAGCAGGAAACAGTCTCAGCAAATTAGGACTTTCGGTAACGATAGTTGAAATCTTTGATCGGCTACTTCCCAGGCAATTGGATGCCGAGGGCGCTGCAATTTTACAAAAGCAAATGGAAGAAAGAGGACTGAAATTCCTCCTCAGCGCCAAGTCTCAATCAATAAAAGACGATGGCCGTACAAAAATACTGGAATTAAACAACGGAAAAACGGTTGAGGGCGATTTTATCGTAGTCTCTGCCGGTATTAAACCCAATATTGGACTTGCAAAGACTACAGGTATCTCCGTAGATAAAGGAATTCTTGTGAATGATCGCATGGAAACCAATATTTCTCATATATATGCGGCTGGAGACGTAGCAGAGCATAAAAGCAGAATATATGGTATCTGGCCGGCAGCGCAAAGGCAAGGGGTAATTGCCGGAATTAATATGGCTGGTGATAATGAGATATACACGGGCACAGTACCATCCACAACCCTAAAAGTAGCCGGCATCAGTCTCACGTCAATGGGCGATATCCTGACAGAAGATAAAACGGTTGAACATATTAAAGCAAAAGACCCTGTCAAAAATATTTACAAAAAGCTCTTTATCAAAGGCGGAAAGATTTTAGGTGCGATTTTTCTCGGCGATGTCAAAAATGCCCTTGATATAGGAAAGCTCATGGAAAAGAAGATAGATGTGAGTAATTATAAGGAAAGGATTTTAGATACAAATTTCGATATCAAAGGTTTATTACAATAG
- a CDS encoding putative phage integrase has protein sequence MKDSVINIDTAILTHVLNTAIQAGIIDKNPCQNVKRLKVSQVKDRVLSSNEIATILSMPQGKDKLMILIGLFTGARLNEVLSLKWNDIDFSKGIIHITQSKTGKVITIPLSGYLIDELTQYMAMSNDGRVFEDADITRTIISGYSAYFSNLFKGMGIHNFTFHNLRHTFSSILQSELGVGAVVVQGMTGHASLSMLQKYSHSGLDSRQRAIQALTEHVLNADKNTSKVIGL, from the coding sequence GTGAAGGACTCTGTCATTAATATTGATACTGCCATTCTCACGCATGTGCTGAATACTGCAATCCAGGCAGGCATAATAGACAAGAATCCATGCCAGAATGTTAAACGTCTAAAGGTGTCACAGGTAAAAGACCGTGTCCTATCCAGCAATGAGATAGCTACCATTCTTAGCATGCCACAGGGCAAAGACAAGCTTATGATACTAATAGGTCTCTTTACTGGTGCAAGACTGAACGAAGTGTTAAGCCTGAAATGGAATGATATAGATTTCAGCAAGGGCATAATACACATTACCCAGAGTAAGACAGGTAAAGTTATTACCATACCACTTTCAGGATACCTTATAGATGAGCTAACACAGTACATGGCTATGAGCAATGATGGAAGGGTATTTGAGGATGCAGATATAACCAGAACTATAATTTCAGGCTATAGCGCATACTTTAGCAATCTGTTCAAGGGTATGGGCATTCATAACTTCACCTTCCATAATTTGAGACATACCTTTTCTAGTATACTTCAATCTGAATTAGGTGTTGGTGCTGTGGTGGTGCAAGGCATGACAGGCCATGCAAGTCTAAGTATGCTCCAGAAGTATTCTCATAGTGGTTTAGATAGCAGGCAAAGAGCTATTCAGGCATTAACAGAGCATGTCTTGAATGCAGATAAGAATACTAGCAAAGTGATAGGTCTTTAA
- a CDS encoding 6-phosphofructokinase: MKKIGILTGGGDCPGLNAVIRAVAKSASLKYNYEVIGIEDGFDGLVLPNKTRVLTPREVRGILPIGGTILGTSNRANPFEYRITNNIKVEVRDVSKEIIKNIEFLGLAALVVIGGDGSLKIAYELFKMGCPIVGVPKTIDNDILATDVTFGFNTAVQTATDALDRLHTTAESHHRIMVVEVMGRYVGWIALETGVGGGADVILIPEIPFDIVKVCKKINDRKKSGSKSSIVVVSEGAKPIGGELSVMGSAEKGGSAERLGGIANKVGAEIAKCTEMEVRVTVLGHLQRGGTPNAFDRILSTRFGVAVVDLIANKQLGEMVCLKGQKIESVSLSEVIKGQKKVPTEEGLVKAAESIGINFGR; the protein is encoded by the coding sequence ATGAAGAAAATTGGTATATTGACAGGCGGGGGGGATTGCCCGGGATTGAATGCTGTTATTCGCGCTGTAGCTAAATCGGCATCATTGAAATATAACTATGAAGTAATTGGAATTGAAGATGGTTTTGATGGTCTTGTCTTACCTAATAAGACACGGGTTTTAACACCTCGGGAGGTTCGCGGCATTCTTCCGATAGGCGGAACAATCCTCGGTACATCGAATAGAGCAAACCCCTTTGAATATAGGATTACAAACAATATCAAGGTTGAGGTAAGAGATGTTTCTAAAGAGATAATCAAAAACATTGAGTTTCTTGGCCTGGCGGCCTTAGTCGTTATCGGAGGCGACGGTTCTCTTAAGATTGCTTACGAGTTATTCAAGATGGGCTGTCCCATTGTCGGCGTCCCAAAGACTATCGACAATGATATCCTTGCAACCGATGTTACCTTTGGATTCAATACCGCAGTGCAAACAGCAACTGACGCGCTGGACAGGCTGCATACCACAGCAGAAAGCCATCACCGGATCATGGTAGTGGAAGTAATGGGGCGTTACGTAGGCTGGATAGCTTTAGAAACAGGGGTTGGCGGTGGCGCAGATGTAATTCTTATTCCTGAAATTCCGTTTGATATTGTAAAGGTGTGCAAAAAAATTAATGACCGTAAAAAGAGCGGCAGTAAATCAAGTATTGTGGTTGTTTCTGAGGGGGCAAAACCAATAGGTGGAGAATTATCCGTCATGGGAAGCGCAGAGAAGGGTGGCAGCGCCGAACGTCTGGGTGGAATTGCGAATAAAGTTGGCGCTGAAATTGCCAAGTGTACTGAAATGGAGGTGCGCGTTACTGTTCTTGGACATCTGCAAAGGGGCGGTACTCCAAATGCCTTTGATCGTATCCTCTCGACACGCTTCGGTGTGGCAGTTGTTGATCTCATTGCCAACAAACAATTGGGCGAAATGGTTTGTCTGAAAGGGCAAAAGATCGAATCTGTTTCCTTGAGTGAGGTGATCAAAGGTCAAAAAAAAGTGCCTACAGAAGAAGGCTTAGTAAAAGCCGCTGAATCGATAGGTATTAATTTTGGGCGATGA